A genome region from Syntrophorhabdaceae bacterium includes the following:
- a CDS encoding patatin-like phospholipase family protein produces the protein MVIRRAFLSIIVLFLLCSCSSMPFTRTTAPKVALVLGGGSAKGFAHVGVLRALEKEKIPIHMIVGTSVGSLIGGLYASNPDSFQLEWAAFKINRGDILDYSIVSSKMGPVQGARLEAFVEQNAKVKRVEDTKIPFYPVATDLNTGETVTLEKGSIARAIRASSAIPGIFVPVSFGNRTLVDGGVTSNIACEVARSKGADVIIAVNLQNDVRDGDITSVIDVIAQSISIMMHVNSKAELAHADIILEPDTKGISMFDFSQKKTLMERGIRAAEKAMPRIRALVGMKQE, from the coding sequence GTGGTTATTAGACGGGCATTTCTGTCCATTATCGTTCTTTTTCTCCTCTGTTCCTGCTCAAGCATGCCCTTTACCAGGACAACGGCTCCGAAGGTGGCCCTTGTTCTGGGGGGTGGGTCGGCCAAAGGCTTCGCTCACGTGGGGGTGCTTCGTGCCCTTGAGAAGGAAAAGATTCCCATCCACATGATCGTGGGGACAAGCGTCGGCAGCCTCATCGGCGGCCTCTATGCGTCGAACCCCGACAGTTTCCAGCTGGAGTGGGCGGCATTCAAGATAAACAGGGGCGATATCCTGGACTACTCCATAGTCTCATCGAAGATGGGCCCGGTCCAGGGCGCCAGGCTCGAAGCCTTCGTGGAGCAGAATGCAAAGGTGAAGCGCGTGGAAGACACAAAGATACCTTTTTATCCCGTGGCCACCGACCTCAACACGGGCGAGACGGTCACCCTCGAAAAGGGGTCCATCGCCAGGGCCATCCGCGCATCCTCCGCCATCCCGGGCATCTTTGTCCCCGTCAGCTTCGGGAACAGAACCCTCGTTGACGGAGGTGTCACAAGCAACATAGCCTGCGAAGTGGCCCGATCAAAAGGAGCCGACGTCATCATTGCCGTCAACCTCCAGAATGACGTGAGGGACGGGGACATAACATCCGTCATCGATGTCATCGCCCAATCCATATCGATCATGATGCATGTCAATTCAAAGGCAGAGCTTGCCCACGCAGACATAATCCTTGAGCCGGACACGAAAGGCATCTCCATGTTCGATTTTTCGCAGAAAAAAACCTTAATGGAGAGAGGCATAAGGGCTGCGGAAAAAGCCATGCCCCGGATCAGGGCGCTCGTGGGAATGAAGCAGGAATAG
- a CDS encoding MBL fold metallo-hydrolase, with protein sequence MFVKQMEVGSFAIFAYIVACKETNEALVIDPASECDRIFDEAKTRGYTIKYIVNTHCHVDHIMGNKRMKELTGAQIIIHQTEAPALIHQSPHSFQMFGGEPSPPADRTVRDGDTITVGNTSLSVIHTPGHSPGSISLYHPGMVFTGDTLFVGSVGRTDLDGGSWETLLASVKNKLFALPDDTVVAPGHNYGDSTRSTIGREKVHNPFVGMRGGY encoded by the coding sequence ATGTTCGTAAAACAGATGGAAGTCGGCAGTTTTGCCATATTTGCATACATCGTAGCCTGCAAGGAGACCAACGAGGCCCTTGTCATAGACCCCGCCTCTGAATGTGACCGCATATTTGACGAGGCGAAAACGAGGGGATATACCATTAAATATATCGTCAATACTCACTGTCATGTGGACCACATCATGGGTAACAAGCGCATGAAGGAACTCACCGGGGCACAGATCATCATACACCAGACGGAGGCCCCCGCCCTCATCCATCAGTCCCCCCATTCCTTTCAGATGTTCGGCGGTGAACCCTCACCTCCCGCTGACAGGACCGTCCGCGACGGCGACACCATCACTGTCGGGAATACGTCACTTTCCGTCATCCATACGCCCGGCCACTCACCAGGGAGCATCTCGCTCTACCACCCGGGGATGGTCTTTACGGGAGACACCCTTTTCGTGGGCAGCGTGGGCAGGACCGACCTTGACGGCGGCTCATGGGAGACGCTGCTGGCATCCGTGAAGAACAAGCTTTTCGCGCTCCCCGACGATACGGTCGTCGCGCCGGGACATAACTACGGCGATTCGACGCGCAGCACCATCGGGCGGGAAAAGGTCCACAATCCCTTCGTCGGGATGAGAGGTGGTTATTAG
- a CDS encoding thymidylate synthase has translation MRPVFIEARDLPDAWFQCIYRIFEDDGVHEYVIDRGSFEGNKRREFDLVMVHIKYPGTVPLIPDIPAELGIPAPTSMDYVEEYLQYLMTDKKAPNELYTYGERLTNPKVFVDGRECACGVNPVMEVIEIYKKGDYGTNQAIMEIGMPSDITLEDPPCLRLIDTRVTDGKLHFVLYFRSWDLWAGFPSNLAAIQLLKEYMCQEIGIEDGTITAVSKGLHLYEYTFGFALQRLRREAK, from the coding sequence ATGAGGCCAGTCTTCATCGAGGCGCGGGACTTGCCCGATGCCTGGTTCCAGTGCATATACCGGATATTCGAGGACGACGGGGTGCACGAGTACGTCATCGACCGCGGATCCTTTGAGGGGAACAAACGCAGGGAGTTCGACCTTGTCATGGTTCACATCAAGTATCCCGGGACGGTCCCTCTCATCCCCGACATCCCTGCCGAGCTCGGAATCCCCGCCCCTACCTCCATGGACTATGTCGAGGAGTATCTGCAATATCTCATGACCGACAAAAAGGCCCCCAATGAGCTCTACACGTACGGGGAGAGGCTCACCAACCCCAAGGTGTTTGTCGACGGGCGGGAATGTGCGTGCGGGGTCAATCCCGTCATGGAGGTTATCGAGATCTACAAAAAGGGGGATTATGGGACCAACCAGGCGATCATGGAGATCGGCATGCCTTCCGACATCACCCTTGAAGACCCTCCGTGCCTGAGGCTCATCGATACGCGGGTCACCGACGGCAAGCTCCATTTTGTCCTTTATTTCCGGAGCTGGGACCTGTGGGCCGGGTTTCCCTCGAACCTCGCCGCCATCCAGCTTTTGAAGGAATACATGTGCCAGGAGATAGGTATCGAAGACGGCACCATCACCGCCGTGAGCAAAGGGCTCCATCTCTACGAGTACACCTTCGGCTTTGCCCTCCAGCGGCTCCGCAGAGAGGCGAAGTGA
- the queE gene encoding 7-carboxy-7-deazaguanine synthase yields MAYLIKEIFYSLQGEGVNTGRPAVFVRLSGCNLWSGRSDDRSSIPCPFCDTDFVGTDGPGGGRYDTPADVALAMEARRPSLPTQGVRPLAVITGGEPALQADTPLIDELHRRRWEIAIETNGTLPLPGDIDWITVSPKAGTRLVVTAGDELKLLYPQNGLDPAHFESLTFRHFILQPIDNSSLEENTRLAMDYCLAHPGWRLGIQFHKVLKIR; encoded by the coding sequence ATGGCATACCTCATCAAGGAGATCTTCTATTCCCTCCAGGGCGAAGGCGTCAACACGGGCAGGCCGGCCGTATTCGTGAGGCTCTCGGGCTGCAACCTCTGGTCCGGCCGCAGCGACGACCGCTCAAGCATACCCTGCCCCTTCTGCGACACCGATTTTGTCGGCACCGATGGCCCCGGCGGCGGAAGATACGACACCCCGGCCGATGTCGCCCTCGCCATGGAGGCGCGTCGGCCCTCCCTTCCAACGCAGGGTGTTCGTCCCCTCGCGGTCATCACGGGAGGCGAGCCGGCTCTCCAGGCAGACACTCCCCTCATTGATGAACTCCACCGGCGCCGCTGGGAGATCGCCATCGAAACGAACGGAACCCTCCCCCTGCCCGGTGATATCGATTGGATAACGGTAAGTCCCAAGGCTGGCACCCGTCTCGTGGTCACAGCGGGTGACGAACTGAAGCTCCTCTATCCCCAGAACGGTCTCGATCCGGCCCACTTCGAAAGCCTCACCTTCCGCCACTTCATCCTCCAACCCATCGATAACTCCTCCCTCGAGGAAAACACCCGTCTCGCCATGGACTACTGTCTCGCCCACCCGGGATGGCGCCTCGGCATCCAGTTCCACAAGGTATTAAAGATCAGGTAA
- the queC gene encoding 7-cyano-7-deazaguanine synthase QueC codes for MNECAKKAVVLLSGGIDSTTTLAIAGSGGYEAYALTFRYGQRHTHEIEAAARVAKSLGAARQVVLDIDLRSFGGSALTDDIEVPKGRDLSAISRDIPITYVPARNTIFLSFALAFAETLGAQDIFIGVNALDYSGYPDCRPEYISAFERLANLATKAGVEGKPFRIHAPLIAMTKAQIIRTGTALGVDYSLTTTCYDPSPVGKACGRCDACMLRLQGFREAGMDDPVPYTYRG; via the coding sequence ATGAACGAATGTGCAAAGAAGGCGGTGGTTCTCTTAAGCGGCGGCATCGACTCGACGACGACTCTGGCCATCGCCGGGAGCGGGGGTTACGAGGCCTATGCCCTGACCTTTCGCTATGGCCAGCGGCACACGCATGAGATAGAGGCGGCGGCAAGGGTCGCGAAGTCGCTTGGCGCCGCCCGGCAGGTCGTTCTCGACATCGACCTTCGCAGCTTCGGCGGCTCGGCCCTGACGGACGATATCGAGGTCCCCAAGGGACGGGACCTTTCGGCCATCTCCCGGGACATCCCCATCACCTATGTCCCCGCACGGAACACCATCTTCCTTTCCTTCGCCCTTGCCTTCGCCGAGACCCTCGGCGCCCAGGATATCTTCATCGGCGTCAATGCCCTTGATTACAGCGGCTATCCCGATTGCAGGCCTGAATACATATCGGCCTTCGAGCGCTTGGCGAACCTTGCCACAAAGGCGGGCGTAGAGGGGAAGCCCTTCAGGATCCACGCTCCGCTTATCGCCATGACAAAGGCACAGATCATCCGCACAGGGACGGCCCTCGGGGTCGATTACTCGCTCACGACGACGTGCTATGACCCCTCCCCCGTAGGGAAGGCGTGCGGGCGCTGCGATGCCTGCATGCTGCGTCTGCAGGGGTTCAGGGAGGCCGGCATGGACGACCCCGTCCCCTATACATATAGAGGTTAA
- a CDS encoding DUF2905 domain-containing protein, giving the protein MGKMLIILGVVLIVIGLAFTCGPKIPWLGKLPGDISIKKDNFSFYFPITTSIVISIILTLLFSIFRK; this is encoded by the coding sequence ATGGGAAAGATGCTCATCATCCTTGGTGTCGTCCTCATCGTCATCGGGCTTGCCTTCACCTGCGGGCCCAAGATACCCTGGCTTGGCAAGCTGCCCGGTGACATCTCGATCAAGAAGGATAACTTCAGCTTCTACTTTCCCATCACGACGAGCATAGTGATCAGCATCATCCTGACACTGCTCTTCTCCATATTTAGAAAATAG
- a CDS encoding epoxyqueuosine reductase QueH produces MDIDGSNILLHICCAPCSIYTLKELRREGAMVSGYFYNPNIHPCTEFSKRLSTLKEYARVALMPLAVDASYELENFLAGALALGKDRCLFCYRMRLEKAFQKAVDGGFDALTTTLLYSRYQRHDDIKRIGEELSAAFGVPFLYRDFRPGWQEGIEGSKKLGMYRQQYCGCIFSEKERYGAK; encoded by the coding sequence ATGGACATCGACGGCAGCAACATATTGCTTCACATCTGCTGCGCCCCCTGCAGCATATACACCCTGAAGGAGCTTCGCCGCGAAGGCGCAATGGTCTCGGGATACTTCTACAACCCCAACATCCATCCCTGCACGGAGTTTTCGAAACGCCTTTCCACTCTGAAAGAGTACGCAAGGGTCGCGCTTATGCCTCTTGCGGTCGATGCTTCCTATGAGCTTGAAAACTTTCTTGCGGGAGCGCTTGCCCTTGGAAAGGACCGCTGTCTTTTCTGCTACCGCATGCGTCTCGAAAAGGCGTTCCAAAAAGCGGTCGATGGCGGCTTCGACGCACTCACGACGACCCTTCTCTACAGCAGGTACCAGCGCCACGATGACATAAAGAGGATAGGCGAAGAACTCTCCGCGGCCTTCGGCGTCCCCTTCCTATACCGCGATTTCCGGCCCGGCTGGCAGGAAGGCATCGAGGGATCGAAGAAGCTCGGCATGTACCGCCAGCAGTACTGCGGCTGCATCTTCAGCGAAAAGGAACGCTACGGGGCGAAATGA
- a CDS encoding S8 family serine peptidase translates to MRRIYTNLLCIAIVLLSPFCVWGREDFDPFSPDDPYFSYSSALRPGFPGQWHLVNGGPSFINFYSRQFNSTIRMVNSGVSAGLLGAWNLGYTGSGVVIGIVDDGVDGSNYDIAPNYRADLSMNFSDNASLAAAAQGPQKSGDNHGTSVAGVAAARGGNGMGGTGAAPYAQIAGLRINIGDVTAADPVVSEQNYLDAYYWRSGVNPTTGAITGTAEIQVKNHSYGSDDPFSGSSAAMDLSLTRTAANGVIHVFAAGNERGGKTEDANRGDPSHNSSSVLTVAALGSDGGYANYSSYGASVFVTAPSNRSDYTGFGITTTDRTGADLGYNAWSAANTKGDRDELFPDTSYASGFGGTSSSTPLVSGIMALGKEANPEMDIRMAKHALVKTSTVVDENDASVSSFGGWRTNAAGNRFNPDYGFGNITAGAFIEKVLNVGYVTEQTSVTKNAAVGVAIPDNDPAGVNRTINVTAGEAAQPLEGIEVGLTLTHDRAGELTATLSSPSTMASKILYSTSHLSADRQDATKLSNTSLTFLTNAFWGENAAGNWTLNVADIDDTNSTVGTWNSYNVKFLMGEMVMLTPGVMTQGVDINALSLTIINNATTYTIPAGRTFQVSRNVMVDGGTLIVNGQLTEKAGAYGNLFGLYSGKVGGTGTVNASRGLHNTGGTMSPGNSIGTLNLVGNYTQSGQGKLLIEVESTTSNDLLAITGRASLGGVLQTSWLGGGTPAVGTVFGAFLTATAGVSGRFASLFTNITPTVVFKPHYEVANQVYLIVERDYLNQALSTYLNTSQRSVASMLNSVAASATGDLDSVLSIIDTIPSYNQVADAYDQIAPRSNQVDTTMGISSAVFQAGNVTQRLSDVRHGVRGTNPGSTFIRNSGFIREGRDRPVLIASASPDLTGMLPGRDEDRWGIFAKGNAVSGDQRDTPDQMGYSFTSAGVTMGMDYRLTSNLVAGLLFGYTGSRADVDNNGSKMKMDGYTFGAYGTWYSGRFFVDGQASYGWAGYKNTRRIVFPGLDRTASSSPGGSQFTLYGGHRL, encoded by the coding sequence ATGCGCCGGATATACACGAACCTCCTCTGCATCGCCATCGTCTTGCTGTCTCCTTTTTGTGTCTGGGGCAGGGAGGATTTCGACCCTTTTTCTCCCGATGATCCCTATTTTTCTTACAGCTCCGCCCTGAGGCCAGGTTTCCCCGGTCAATGGCACCTCGTCAACGGGGGCCCTTCGTTCATCAACTTTTACTCCCGCCAGTTCAACAGCACGATACGGATGGTCAATTCCGGCGTCAGCGCGGGACTTCTGGGGGCCTGGAACCTTGGCTACACGGGGTCGGGCGTCGTCATCGGCATCGTTGACGACGGTGTTGACGGCAGCAACTATGATATTGCTCCCAACTACCGGGCTGACCTGAGCATGAACTTCTCCGATAATGCATCCCTTGCGGCCGCCGCCCAGGGCCCGCAGAAGTCGGGCGACAATCACGGCACGTCTGTTGCCGGTGTTGCCGCGGCACGCGGCGGCAATGGGATGGGCGGCACGGGGGCGGCGCCATACGCCCAGATAGCGGGCCTCAGGATCAACATCGGGGACGTGACCGCCGCCGACCCGGTGGTGTCGGAACAGAACTATCTCGATGCCTATTACTGGAGAAGCGGCGTGAACCCGACGACGGGCGCCATCACGGGGACGGCGGAGATACAGGTGAAGAACCACAGCTACGGCAGCGATGACCCTTTCTCGGGCAGCAGTGCGGCGATGGACCTATCACTGACCCGCACTGCGGCAAACGGCGTCATCCATGTCTTTGCCGCCGGGAACGAGCGCGGCGGCAAGACCGAAGACGCGAACAGGGGGGACCCCTCGCATAACAGCTCCAGCGTTCTCACCGTTGCGGCCCTGGGGAGCGACGGAGGATACGCCAACTACAGCAGCTATGGGGCGAGCGTCTTTGTGACGGCCCCTTCGAACCGCAGCGATTACACGGGTTTCGGGATCACGACAACGGACCGTACGGGCGCGGACCTCGGCTACAACGCCTGGTCTGCGGCAAACACAAAGGGGGACAGGGATGAACTCTTCCCCGATACGAGCTATGCCAGCGGTTTCGGCGGGACGTCATCGTCGACCCCGCTGGTCTCGGGCATCATGGCGCTGGGGAAAGAGGCCAACCCGGAGATGGATATACGCATGGCGAAGCACGCCCTCGTCAAGACGAGCACCGTCGTGGACGAAAACGATGCTTCGGTCAGCAGCTTCGGCGGCTGGCGAACCAACGCCGCGGGCAACAGGTTCAATCCCGACTACGGTTTCGGCAACATAACCGCCGGGGCCTTCATCGAGAAGGTCCTGAATGTAGGCTACGTGACGGAACAGACGTCGGTGACGAAGAACGCGGCGGTGGGCGTTGCGATTCCCGACAACGACCCCGCCGGCGTGAACCGGACGATCAACGTTACCGCCGGCGAGGCTGCCCAGCCCCTCGAGGGCATCGAGGTGGGCCTCACATTGACGCACGACAGGGCGGGGGAGCTCACGGCGACCCTGTCGTCGCCCTCGACGATGGCAAGCAAGATACTCTACTCCACATCGCACCTCTCCGCGGACCGTCAGGACGCGACGAAACTCAGCAATACAAGCCTGACCTTTCTCACCAATGCCTTCTGGGGTGAGAACGCGGCGGGGAACTGGACCCTCAACGTTGCCGACATCGATGACACGAACAGCACCGTGGGCACATGGAACAGCTACAACGTGAAATTTCTCATGGGCGAGATGGTCATGCTCACGCCGGGCGTCATGACCCAGGGTGTCGACATCAACGCCTTATCGCTCACAATTATCAATAACGCGACGACCTACACGATCCCGGCGGGCAGGACCTTTCAGGTCAGCAGGAATGTCATGGTCGACGGGGGGACGCTCATAGTCAACGGGCAGCTGACGGAAAAGGCGGGTGCTTACGGTAACCTCTTCGGGCTCTATTCGGGAAAGGTGGGGGGCACGGGCACCGTCAACGCCTCGAGGGGACTGCACAATACGGGCGGGACCATGAGCCCCGGCAATTCCATCGGAACCCTCAACCTTGTGGGCAATTACACGCAAAGCGGGCAGGGCAAGCTCCTCATCGAGGTTGAATCGACGACAAGCAACGACCTCCTCGCAATAACGGGGAGGGCGTCGCTCGGCGGTGTCCTCCAGACGTCCTGGCTCGGCGGCGGCACCCCGGCCGTCGGGACCGTCTTCGGCGCTTTCCTCACCGCCACCGCCGGTGTGTCGGGGCGGTTCGCGAGCCTTTTCACCAACATTACACCCACGGTGGTCTTCAAACCCCACTATGAGGTCGCCAACCAGGTGTACCTCATAGTCGAGCGCGACTACCTGAACCAGGCCCTGTCGACATACCTGAACACCAGCCAGAGGTCCGTCGCTTCTATGCTCAACTCCGTGGCTGCGTCGGCGACAGGCGATCTAGATTCGGTCCTCAGCATCATCGATACCATCCCTTCATACAACCAGGTGGCGGATGCCTACGACCAGATCGCCCCGAGATCGAATCAGGTGGACACGACCATGGGCATCAGCTCGGCGGTTTTTCAGGCCGGCAACGTGACCCAGAGGCTGTCCGACGTAAGGCATGGCGTTCGAGGCACGAATCCCGGCAGCACATTTATCAGGAACAGCGGTTTCATTCGGGAAGGCAGGGACAGGCCCGTCCTCATAGCCAGCGCGAGTCCCGACCTTACCGGCATGCTCCCCGGGCGCGATGAAGACAGATGGGGCATTTTCGCGAAGGGAAACGCCGTTTCGGGAGACCAGAGGGACACGCCCGACCAGATGGGGTATAGCTTCACCAGCGCAGGGGTCACGATGGGCATGGACTACCGGCTCACCTCTAACCTGGTCGCCGGCCTTCTTTTCGGGTATACCGGTTCCCGGGCGGATGTCGACAACAACGGCAGCAAGATGAAGATGGACGGGTACACCTTCGGTGCCTACGGAACATGGTACTCGGGCAGATTCTTCGTGGACGGCCAGGCGAGCTATGGGTGGGCCGGCTACAAGAACACGCGGCGCATAGTCTTCCCAGGACTCGACCGCACCGCAAGCTCCAGCCCCGGGGGTTCGCAGTTCACCCTCTATGGGGGGCACCGGCTATGA
- a CDS encoding autotransporter outer membrane beta-barrel domain-containing protein, whose translation MGGTGYELSSGRWTVVPNLSLQYINLGIDSYTESGAGALNLDVDRQKTESLQGNFGGRLYYTWETAKSVIMPGISAAYGHEFMRGSREITSRLAQGSSPFSIDTVSPDRNFLLCGAGVSMFMRNGASFHMGYDVQIGENKYMVQSINGVVRISF comes from the coding sequence ATGGGGGGCACCGGCTATGAGCTGTCCAGCGGCAGATGGACGGTCGTACCGAACCTTTCGCTCCAGTATATCAACCTCGGCATAGACAGCTACACCGAATCGGGCGCAGGCGCGCTCAACCTCGACGTGGACAGGCAGAAGACGGAATCGCTCCAGGGGAATTTCGGCGGGAGGCTGTATTACACGTGGGAGACGGCGAAAAGCGTCATAATGCCCGGCATCAGCGCTGCCTATGGGCACGAGTTCATGAGGGGCTCCCGGGAGATAACATCACGTCTTGCCCAGGGAAGCTCACCCTTCAGCATCGATACGGTCTCCCCTGACAGGAATTTCCTGCTTTGCGGCGCCGGGGTCTCGATGTTTATGCGTAACGGGGCTTCCTTTCACATGGGATACGATGTCCAGATCGGCGAGAACAAGTACATGGTCCAGAGTATAAACGGTGTCGTGAGGATATCCTTCTAG
- a CDS encoding serpin family protein: MKRSLLAIFAALLLVTMSIPGGEAYAARPFSALSDGNAALAVQLYREFGAKEGNLFFSPYSISSAMGMTYAGARGNTADEMKRTLHFRLEQSGMNSGFRSLNKALDANAQMSGQKLNIANALVLTGGNVNNAYRKIVTTYYDAEIFGGGLEEINGWVKSKTEGKIDKILEELSANSVCVILNAIYFKGVWEAQFDRKRTFDGPFKLVKGGEVKTPFMHRKGDFKLLDEKGFQALSLAYKGNTLSMVVLLPKTADGLPELENALYAEDLKGWLAKLDKQRVQKVSVYIPKFKLETQYDLAGPFQKMGMKDAFSPAADFTGMGWKKGYLWIGQIKHKAFVEVNEEGTEAAAATAVEMVTKAAPVRDLVFRADHPFFFIIRDNETGTILFMGRMADPGR; this comes from the coding sequence ATGAAGCGGTCACTCCTGGCAATTTTTGCCGCCTTGCTGCTTGTCACGATGTCAATACCCGGTGGTGAAGCGTACGCCGCGCGTCCCTTCAGCGCCCTTTCGGACGGGAATGCCGCCCTTGCGGTGCAGCTCTATCGCGAATTCGGCGCGAAGGAGGGGAATCTATTCTTTTCGCCCTACAGCATTTCGTCAGCTATGGGTATGACCTATGCCGGCGCCCGCGGGAACACGGCCGACGAGATGAAGCGAACCCTTCATTTCCGGTTGGAGCAGTCCGGTATGAACTCGGGCTTTCGGAGTCTGAACAAGGCCCTTGACGCAAACGCTCAAATGTCCGGCCAGAAGCTCAACATCGCCAATGCGCTTGTCCTTACGGGAGGCAACGTGAACAACGCCTACCGGAAGATTGTGACGACCTATTACGATGCGGAGATATTCGGGGGAGGCCTGGAGGAGATAAACGGATGGGTAAAGAGCAAGACTGAGGGAAAGATCGACAAGATACTGGAGGAGCTCTCCGCGAATTCCGTCTGTGTTATCCTCAACGCCATCTACTTCAAGGGTGTCTGGGAGGCCCAGTTCGACAGGAAGCGCACCTTCGATGGCCCCTTCAAGCTGGTGAAGGGCGGCGAGGTAAAGACACCCTTCATGCACCGCAAGGGCGATTTCAAACTTCTCGATGAAAAGGGGTTTCAGGCGCTGTCCCTTGCCTACAAAGGAAACACCCTCTCCATGGTCGTTCTCCTTCCCAAAACCGCAGACGGTCTGCCGGAACTGGAAAACGCGCTCTATGCGGAGGACCTCAAGGGATGGCTTGCAAAGCTCGACAAACAGCGGGTGCAAAAGGTCTCTGTCTATATTCCCAAATTCAAGCTCGAGACACAGTACGATCTCGCCGGGCCATTTCAGAAGATGGGCATGAAAGATGCCTTCTCTCCGGCGGCGGATTTCACGGGAATGGGATGGAAGAAGGGGTATCTCTGGATAGGTCAGATCAAGCACAAGGCATTTGTCGAGGTCAATGAGGAAGGAACAGAAGCCGCCGCCGCTACCGCCGTGGAGATGGTGACGAAGGCAGCCCCTGTCCGCGACCTTGTTTTTCGGGCAGACCACCCGTTTTTCTTCATCATCCGCGACAACGAAACGGGGACTATCCTCTTCATGGGAAGAATGGCAGACCCGGGAAGGTGA
- a CDS encoding cache domain-containing protein has protein sequence MIASRTRISSLFAIVLGFMLLVCFTVPVQAVPQAAPKAAPVEQYKDVAKVMTHGFAAALGGALANVKNEKDRISLIRSFIAPVRFYADNSGYFYVYDSKCVNIAHAIQKDLQGKNLYDYKDAKGKYVIRALLEAAKKGGGFVDFYWAKPGSKGQAPKLGYVEPIPGTDYFIGTGVYLP, from the coding sequence ATGATCGCATCACGTACGCGCATCTCTTCGTTGTTCGCAATTGTTCTGGGCTTCATGTTGCTTGTGTGCTTCACGGTTCCCGTACAGGCGGTCCCCCAGGCAGCGCCGAAAGCCGCGCCTGTCGAACAGTACAAGGATGTCGCCAAGGTCATGACGCACGGTTTTGCCGCCGCCCTGGGCGGGGCCCTGGCAAACGTCAAAAATGAAAAGGACCGCATCAGCCTCATCCGGTCTTTCATTGCCCCGGTGCGCTTCTACGCCGACAATTCAGGATACTTCTACGTCTACGATTCAAAATGCGTCAACATCGCCCACGCCATACAGAAAGACCTGCAGGGCAAGAACCTGTACGACTATAAGGACGCAAAGGGCAAATACGTCATCCGCGCATTGCTCGAAGCCGCGAAAAAGGGCGGCGGCTTTGTCGATTTCTACTGGGCAAAGCCGGGCTCAAAAGGACAGGCCCCCAAGCTGGGCTATGTTGAACCCATCCCCGGCACAGACTACTTCATCGGCACAGGCGTATACCTGCCGTAA
- a CDS encoding flavin reductase family protein: MKKTEIGSETILYPMPCSIVGALVNKKPNYLAVAWLTMVNLKPPCIGISLGKMHYSNAGIKENGAFSINIPSVSMVDVTDYCGIVSGKKHDKAKQFETFYGKSGIAPMIGECPYNIECRLIQVVDLPTNEFFVGEIISVYSEERYLTNGEPDMKKIDPLVLSMPERSYLTLGEHIAEAWDTGKKMIKRQ; the protein is encoded by the coding sequence ATGAAGAAGACGGAGATAGGCAGCGAGACGATTCTCTACCCCATGCCCTGTTCCATCGTAGGCGCGCTGGTTAACAAGAAACCGAATTACCTCGCCGTCGCATGGTTGACCATGGTCAATTTGAAGCCGCCCTGCATAGGCATTTCATTGGGTAAAATGCATTACAGCAATGCAGGGATCAAGGAGAACGGGGCCTTCAGCATCAACATACCTTCTGTTTCCATGGTGGACGTGACGGACTACTGTGGGATTGTTTCGGGAAAGAAGCATGATAAAGCGAAGCAGTTTGAAACGTTCTACGGGAAGTCCGGCATTGCTCCCATGATAGGGGAGTGTCCCTATAACATTGAATGCAGGCTCATTCAGGTCGTGGACCTTCCAACGAACGAATTCTTTGTCGGCGAGATAATAAGCGTGTACAGCGAGGAACGGTATTTGACGAATGGCGAGCCTGACATGAAGAAAATAGACCCCCTCGTCCTTTCCATGCCTGAAAGAAGCTATCTCACTCTGGGCGAGCACATTGCCGAGGCCTGGGATACGGGAAAGAAGATGATAAAGAGGCAGTGA